The following proteins are encoded in a genomic region of Alnus glutinosa chromosome 8, dhAlnGlut1.1, whole genome shotgun sequence:
- the LOC133875172 gene encoding disease resistance protein At4g27190-like isoform X3, producing the protein MEVVASVVGGAVVATGRLLCGSIYSMINYTVKFQSNLDILDKEKEGLLAVKDELKRQTELAEKEGKGVKPLVTKWLKEVEGLLLKVEQIPQEVRLSRRSANCCKQYGIRRKVAKKLKEIERFAKAGNSYIGDVTVGYSAPISVELIAGPSIQDQTTAKKNLDDTMQQLFDNKIQRIGIWGMGGVGKTTLVRTLNNRLKSTSMQPFGIVLWVTISRNLDMKKLRTQIAQRLKLETKKEEDMQILANRINERLKKEEKFLLILDDVWQKIDLHSLGIPQPEDHKGSKIILTTRSFDVCRHMSTDVQVKVDVLNDEESWQLFSRNAREVASSEHIRPFAEAIVRECCGLPLALVTMGAAMREKTKVELWKHALNELQRSVSCPSHITEMIYKPLKLSYDSLEGEKRKYCFLYCSLFPEDFSIAISELAQCWLAEGLLDEQENYENSFNRVIDLIENLKDSCLLENGAREDTVKMHDVVRDVAIWIASSSEDGCNSLVRSRMGLSMMPVGELSNSLKRVSFMYNKIITLPDFVVQCSKASTLLLQGNVPLDRVPERFLQGFKALRVLNMSGTSIRSMPLSLLQLGELRALLLGGCSHLEELPSLEGLSRLQMLDLSVTRIRELPRGMENLSTLKQLNLSSTHSLQTIQAGIISRLSCLEVLDLTHSRYYFSVKSDVQQEMACFEELKCLEQLRVLYIKFERIPYFSNEDLSWIDRLRQFHFSVGPTDKFLPTRHEKRTVSINNVDLRLEERIGPLLSHASFNLDSCLGLSDMLEDWVINRVGCFASLKSLTIQSCSGSAWGGGCAAQYDLLPNLEELHLVHMEYGESISQLLGHLGLRFRRLKLIQVQLCSEMKYLLSCGDFIHDLPNLEVIEAT; encoded by the exons ATGGAAGTGGTGGCTTCGGTTGTTGGTGGAGCAGTGGTAGCAACTGGCCGGCTTCTCTGTGGCTCTATCTATTCTATGATCAACTACACTGTCAAATTCCAATCAAACCTTGACATTTTGGACAAGGAGAAGGAAGGCCTCTTGGCTGTCAAAGATGAATTGAAAAGGCAAACAGAATTAGctgagaaagaaggaaaaggagtGAAACCTCTAGTTACAAAGTGGCTTAAGGAGGTTGAAGGGCTTCTGCTTAAAGTCGAACAGATTCCTCAAGAAGTAAGGCTTTCTAGACGTTCCGCAAATTGCTGCAAGCAGTATGGAATAAGGAGGAAAGTGGCAAAAAAGCTCAAAGAGATAGAAAGGTTTGCAAAAGCTGGAAATTCCTATATTGGTGATGTGACTGTCGGTTATTCAGCACCCATATCAGTGGAGCTTATTGCTGGACCTTCAATTCAAGATCAAAcaacagcaaaaaaaaatttagacgaTACTATGCAGCAATTGTTTGACAATAAAATCCAGAGGATTGGTATTTGGGGGATGGGAGGAGTGGGCAAGACTACATTGGTAAGAACCTTGAACAATAGACTCAAGAGTACTTCAATGCAGCCTTTCGGCATCGTCTTATGGGTTACTATTTCCCGGAATTTGGACATGAAAAAACTCCGGACACAAATAGCTCAAAGATTGAAATTGgaaacaaaaaaggaagaagatatGCAGATATTGGCTAATCGAATTAATGAAAGACTTAAGAAGGAGGAAAAATTTCTGCTCATTCTAGATGATGTCTGgcagaaaattgatttgcacAGTTTGGGTATCCCACAGCCTGAAGACCATAAGGGTTCAAAGATCATATTGACAACTCGATCGTTCGATGTTTGTAGGCACATGAGCACTGATGTTCAAGTTAAAGTTGATGTTTTAAATGATGAAGAATCGTGGCAATTGTTTAGTAGAAATGCAAGGGAGGTGGCTAGTTCAGAACACATTAGACCATTTGCAGAAGCAATTGTTAGAGAATGTTGCGGATTGCCTTTGGCCCTCGTCACCATGGGAGCTGCTATGAGAGAAAAGACGAAGGTCGAACTGTGGAAGCATGCCTTAAATGAATTGCAAAGATCAGTGTCTTGTCCATCACACATCACAGAAATGATCTATAAGCCATTGAAGTTGAGTTACGACTCATTAGaaggtgaaaaaagaaaatattgtttcCTGTATTGCTCTTTGTTTCCCGAGGACTTCTCAATTGCAATAAGTGAACTCGCACAGTGCTGGCTGGCAGAAGGTTTGCTAGATGAGCAAGAAAACTATGAAAATTCATTCAATAGAGTAATTGATTTGATTGAAAATCTAAAGGATTCTTGTTTGTTGGAAAATGGCGCCCGTGAGGACACTGTAAAGATGCATGACGTTGTTCGTGATGTTGCTATATGGATTGCATCTTCGTCTGAGGATGGATGTAACTCCCTTGTTCGTTCAAGGATGGGCTTGAGCATGATGCCAGTTGGTGAGTTAtcaaattctctcaaaagaGTTTCATTCATGTATAACAAGATAATAACACTGCCAGATTTTGTGGTACAATGTTCAAAGGCATCCACATTGCTACTACAAGGTAATGTTCCCCTTGATAGAGTTCCAGAGAGATTTTTGCAAGGATTTAAAGCACTCAGGGTCCTGAATATGAGTGGAACCAGCATCCGCTCAATGCCTCTTTCTCTACTTCAACTTGGTGAACTTCGTGCTCTTCTTTTAGGGGGTTGCTCCCATCTTGAAGAATTACCTTCACTAGAAGGGCTTAGTAGGCTTCAAATGCTTGACCTCTCTGTCACTCGTATCAGAGAATTGCCAAGAGGGATGGAAAACTTGAGCACCTTGAAGCAACTGAACCTATCCTCCACTCACTCCCTACAAACCATTCAAGCTGGAATTATATCTCGGTTGTCTTGTTTAGAGGTTCTGGATCTGACGCACAGTCGTTACTATTTCAGTGTGAAGAGCGACGTACAACAGGAAATGGCATGTTTTGAAGAGCTAAAATGCCTTGAGCAATTACGTGTCCTCTAcatcaaatttgagagaatcccATATTTCAGCAACGAAGATCTTTCCTGGATAGATAGATTAAGACAATTCCACTTTTCTGTTGGCCCAACGGATAAATTCTTACCCACTAGACATGAAAAAAGGACTGTGTCCATCAACAATGTTGATCTTCGTTTAGAAGAACGGATTGGGCCATTGTTGAGTCATGCAAGTTTCAACTTAGATAGTTGTTTGGGGCTGAGTGATATGCTAGAAGACTGGGTCATTAACAGAGTTGGCTGCTTTGCCAGTTTAAAATCTCTTACTATTCAGAGCTGTAGCGGCAGTGCATGGGGAGGAGGATGTGCTGCCCAGTATGATCTACTACCAAACCTAGAGGAACTTCATCTCGTACACATGGAATACGGAGAAAGCATTTCACAATTGCTTGGCCATCTGGGTTTGAGATTTCGTAGACTAAAATTAATACAAGTGCAGCTGTGTTCTGAAATGAAATATCTTCTTTCCTGTGGTGACTTCATTCATGACCTGCCAAACCTAGAAGTAATCGAG GCaacataa
- the LOC133875172 gene encoding disease resistance protein At4g27190-like isoform X1: MEVVASVVGGAVVATGRLLCGSIYSMINYTVKFQSNLDILDKEKEGLLAVKDELKRQTELAEKEGKGVKPLVTKWLKEVEGLLLKVEQIPQEVRLSRRSANCCKQYGIRRKVAKKLKEIERFAKAGNSYIGDVTVGYSAPISVELIAGPSIQDQTTAKKNLDDTMQQLFDNKIQRIGIWGMGGVGKTTLVRTLNNRLKSTSMQPFGIVLWVTISRNLDMKKLRTQIAQRLKLETKKEEDMQILANRINERLKKEEKFLLILDDVWQKIDLHSLGIPQPEDHKGSKIILTTRSFDVCRHMSTDVQVKVDVLNDEESWQLFSRNAREVASSEHIRPFAEAIVRECCGLPLALVTMGAAMREKTKVELWKHALNELQRSVSCPSHITEMIYKPLKLSYDSLEGEKRKYCFLYCSLFPEDFSIAISELAQCWLAEGLLDEQENYENSFNRVIDLIENLKDSCLLENGAREDTVKMHDVVRDVAIWIASSSEDGCNSLVRSRMGLSMMPVGELSNSLKRVSFMYNKIITLPDFVVQCSKASTLLLQGNVPLDRVPERFLQGFKALRVLNMSGTSIRSMPLSLLQLGELRALLLGGCSHLEELPSLEGLSRLQMLDLSVTRIRELPRGMENLSTLKQLNLSSTHSLQTIQAGIISRLSCLEVLDLTHSRYYFSVKSDVQQEMACFEELKCLEQLRVLYIKFERIPYFSNEDLSWIDRLRQFHFSVGPTDKFLPTRHEKRTVSINNVDLRLEERIGPLLSHASFNLDSCLGLSDMLEDWVINRVGCFASLKSLTIQSCSGSAWGGGCAAQYDLLPNLEELHLVHMEYGESISQLLGHLGLRFRRLKLIQVQLCSEMKYLLSCGDFIHDLPNLEVIEVRHCAMLGELFSYRHSMQYIAVVPRLLTLKLVNLPQLKTLCRDDETCPLLEQVLVSKCNLVKKLPLTDQNAGNIKEIEGESRWWNTLKWHTDTTESSLWPYFHPIQGVTEVDDEPEAKALPPKSIHNGSCKILSRIANENPYLLV, from the coding sequence ATGGAAGTGGTGGCTTCGGTTGTTGGTGGAGCAGTGGTAGCAACTGGCCGGCTTCTCTGTGGCTCTATCTATTCTATGATCAACTACACTGTCAAATTCCAATCAAACCTTGACATTTTGGACAAGGAGAAGGAAGGCCTCTTGGCTGTCAAAGATGAATTGAAAAGGCAAACAGAATTAGctgagaaagaaggaaaaggagtGAAACCTCTAGTTACAAAGTGGCTTAAGGAGGTTGAAGGGCTTCTGCTTAAAGTCGAACAGATTCCTCAAGAAGTAAGGCTTTCTAGACGTTCCGCAAATTGCTGCAAGCAGTATGGAATAAGGAGGAAAGTGGCAAAAAAGCTCAAAGAGATAGAAAGGTTTGCAAAAGCTGGAAATTCCTATATTGGTGATGTGACTGTCGGTTATTCAGCACCCATATCAGTGGAGCTTATTGCTGGACCTTCAATTCAAGATCAAAcaacagcaaaaaaaaatttagacgaTACTATGCAGCAATTGTTTGACAATAAAATCCAGAGGATTGGTATTTGGGGGATGGGAGGAGTGGGCAAGACTACATTGGTAAGAACCTTGAACAATAGACTCAAGAGTACTTCAATGCAGCCTTTCGGCATCGTCTTATGGGTTACTATTTCCCGGAATTTGGACATGAAAAAACTCCGGACACAAATAGCTCAAAGATTGAAATTGgaaacaaaaaaggaagaagatatGCAGATATTGGCTAATCGAATTAATGAAAGACTTAAGAAGGAGGAAAAATTTCTGCTCATTCTAGATGATGTCTGgcagaaaattgatttgcacAGTTTGGGTATCCCACAGCCTGAAGACCATAAGGGTTCAAAGATCATATTGACAACTCGATCGTTCGATGTTTGTAGGCACATGAGCACTGATGTTCAAGTTAAAGTTGATGTTTTAAATGATGAAGAATCGTGGCAATTGTTTAGTAGAAATGCAAGGGAGGTGGCTAGTTCAGAACACATTAGACCATTTGCAGAAGCAATTGTTAGAGAATGTTGCGGATTGCCTTTGGCCCTCGTCACCATGGGAGCTGCTATGAGAGAAAAGACGAAGGTCGAACTGTGGAAGCATGCCTTAAATGAATTGCAAAGATCAGTGTCTTGTCCATCACACATCACAGAAATGATCTATAAGCCATTGAAGTTGAGTTACGACTCATTAGaaggtgaaaaaagaaaatattgtttcCTGTATTGCTCTTTGTTTCCCGAGGACTTCTCAATTGCAATAAGTGAACTCGCACAGTGCTGGCTGGCAGAAGGTTTGCTAGATGAGCAAGAAAACTATGAAAATTCATTCAATAGAGTAATTGATTTGATTGAAAATCTAAAGGATTCTTGTTTGTTGGAAAATGGCGCCCGTGAGGACACTGTAAAGATGCATGACGTTGTTCGTGATGTTGCTATATGGATTGCATCTTCGTCTGAGGATGGATGTAACTCCCTTGTTCGTTCAAGGATGGGCTTGAGCATGATGCCAGTTGGTGAGTTAtcaaattctctcaaaagaGTTTCATTCATGTATAACAAGATAATAACACTGCCAGATTTTGTGGTACAATGTTCAAAGGCATCCACATTGCTACTACAAGGTAATGTTCCCCTTGATAGAGTTCCAGAGAGATTTTTGCAAGGATTTAAAGCACTCAGGGTCCTGAATATGAGTGGAACCAGCATCCGCTCAATGCCTCTTTCTCTACTTCAACTTGGTGAACTTCGTGCTCTTCTTTTAGGGGGTTGCTCCCATCTTGAAGAATTACCTTCACTAGAAGGGCTTAGTAGGCTTCAAATGCTTGACCTCTCTGTCACTCGTATCAGAGAATTGCCAAGAGGGATGGAAAACTTGAGCACCTTGAAGCAACTGAACCTATCCTCCACTCACTCCCTACAAACCATTCAAGCTGGAATTATATCTCGGTTGTCTTGTTTAGAGGTTCTGGATCTGACGCACAGTCGTTACTATTTCAGTGTGAAGAGCGACGTACAACAGGAAATGGCATGTTTTGAAGAGCTAAAATGCCTTGAGCAATTACGTGTCCTCTAcatcaaatttgagagaatcccATATTTCAGCAACGAAGATCTTTCCTGGATAGATAGATTAAGACAATTCCACTTTTCTGTTGGCCCAACGGATAAATTCTTACCCACTAGACATGAAAAAAGGACTGTGTCCATCAACAATGTTGATCTTCGTTTAGAAGAACGGATTGGGCCATTGTTGAGTCATGCAAGTTTCAACTTAGATAGTTGTTTGGGGCTGAGTGATATGCTAGAAGACTGGGTCATTAACAGAGTTGGCTGCTTTGCCAGTTTAAAATCTCTTACTATTCAGAGCTGTAGCGGCAGTGCATGGGGAGGAGGATGTGCTGCCCAGTATGATCTACTACCAAACCTAGAGGAACTTCATCTCGTACACATGGAATACGGAGAAAGCATTTCACAATTGCTTGGCCATCTGGGTTTGAGATTTCGTAGACTAAAATTAATACAAGTGCAGCTGTGTTCTGAAATGAAATATCTTCTTTCCTGTGGTGACTTCATTCATGACCTGCCAAACCTAGAAGTAATCGAGGTACGGCACTGTGCCATGTTAGGTGAGCTCTTTAGTTATCGTCATTCCATGCAATATATCGCTGTTGTTCCAAGACTACTAACATTGAAATTGGTGAACCTTCCTCAATTAAAGACTCTTTGCCGAGACGACGAGACATGTCCCCTTCTAGAGCAGGTTCTTGTGTCCAAGTGCAATCTTGTTAAAAAGCTGCCTCTTACTGACCAAAATGCAGGCaacataaaagaaatagaaggagAATCACGATGGTGGAACACATTGAAGTGGCATACTGACACAACCGAATCAAGTCTGTGGCCTTATTTTCATCCAATTCAAGGTGTCACAGAGGTTGACGATGAGCCAGAGGCCAAGGCTTTACCtcctaagagcattcacaacggatcgtgtaaaattttatctagaATAGCTAACGAAAACCCGTATTTGCTAGTTTAG
- the LOC133875173 gene encoding disease resistance protein At4g27190-like, whose translation MEMVASVVGEVVVGTGRVLCGSIYSMIKDTVKFQSNLDTLEKEMKGLLAVKDKVKNETETAEQEGKVVRPPVTKWLEEVEKLMLKVNQIQTVKLSRRSLNCSKRYRISREVAKKLKEIEDLLKAGSSHSGVVAVNHSMPRAVEHVPGPIIQDQTTASKTLAKTMTLLSDDGVRRIGIWGMGGVGKTTLVGNLNNKLKSISSMQPFGIVIWVTVSKNLDVKKVQTQIAERLNLETKMGESLERLANRLYQRLEAEKKFLLILDDVWEKIDLDNLGVPQPENHNGSKIILTTRFLDVCRHMMTDVQVKVAVLNDEESWQLFSRNAGKVASLEHIRPFAEAIVRECCGLPLALVTMGAAMREKTKVELWKHALNELQRSVSCPPHIADKIYKPLKWSYDSLEGKKIKDCFLYCSLFPEDFSIEISELAQCWLAEGLLDEQENYENSFNRVIDLIENLKDSCLLEDGAREDTVKMHDVVRDVAIWIASSSEDGCKSLVRSGIGLREMFVVELSDNSPKRVSFMNNKIRRLPDCVVQCSEASTLLLQGNCLIGSVPERFLQGFEALKVLNLSETSIRSMPLSLLQLGELRALLLGGCHHLEELPSLEGLSRLQVLDLSTTRIKELPRGMKNLSNLKQLNLSSTHSLQTIQAGIISRLSCLEVLDLTHSRYYFSVKRDVREEMASFEELKCLDRLLVLYIRLERIPYFSDEDLSWIDRLRQFYFLVDKTGEFLPIRHEKRAVSIRSLDLLSEEQIGPLLSNASSLKLSNCLGLSDALEDLIINSVGCFAGLKSLTIESYSGSVWQGGCAAQYDVLPNLEELYLRDLNYGESVLELLGHLGPRFLRLKSIQVEWCSKMKYLLSCGGFIHALPNLEVIKVRYCRRLDELFTYYSMQNITQDPVVPNLRILELECLPKLRTLCRDQETWLLIEQVHVSKCDLLRKLPLTDQNTENIKEIRGESGWWNALRWRDDTTKSRLQPCFRPI comes from the coding sequence ATGGAAATGGTGGCTTCAGTTGTTGGTGAAGTAGTAGTAGGAACTGGCCGGGTTCTTTGTGGCTCTATCTATTCTATGATCAAGGACACTGTCAAATTCCAATCAAACCTTGACACTTTGGAAAAGGAGATGAAAGGCCTCTTGGCTGTCAAAgataaagtgaaaaatgaaacagAAACAGCTGAGCAAGAAGGAAAAGTAGTGAGACCACCAGTTACAAAGTGGCTTGAGGAGGTTGAAAAGCTTATGCTTAAAGTCAATCAGATTCAAACGGTAAAGCTTTCTCGACGGTCCTTAAATTGCAGTAAACGGTATAGAATAAGCAGAGAGGTGGCAAAAAAGCTTAAAGAGATAGAGGACCTCCTAAAAGCTGGGAGTTCACATTCTGGTGTTGTGGCTGTGAATCATTCAATGCCCAGAGCAGTGGAGCACGTTCCGGGACCAATAATTCAAGATCAAACAACAGCATCAAAGACTTTAGCCAAAACTATGACTTTATTATCTGATGATGGAGTCCGGAGGATCGGTATTTGGGGAATGGGAGGAGTAGGCAAGACTACTTTGGTAGGAAACTTGAACAATAAGCTCAAGAGTATTTCTTCAATGCAGCCTTTTGGCATCGTCATATGGGTTACTGTTTCCAAGAATTTGGACGTGAAAAAGGTCCAGACACAAATAGCTGAGAGATTGAATTTGGAAACAAAAATGGGAGAAAGCCTGGAGAGATTGGCTAATCGACTCTATCAAAGACTTGAGgcagaaaaaaaatttctgctcATTCTAGATGATGTCTGGGAGAAAATTGATTTAGACAATTTGGGTGTCCCACAACCTGAAAATCATAACGGTTCTAAGATCATATTAACAACTCGATTTTTGGATGTTTGTAGGCACATGATGACCGATGTTCAAGTTAAGGTGGCTGTTTTAAATGATGAAGAATCTTGGCAATTGTTTAGTAGAAATGCAGGGAAGGTGGCTAGTTTAGAACACATTAGACCATTTGCAGAAGCAATTGTTAGAGAATGTTGCGGATTGCCTTTGGCCCTCGTCACCATGGGAGCTGCTATGAGAGAAAAGACGAAGGTCGAACTGTGGAAGCATGCCTTAAATGAATTGCAAAGATCAGTATCTTGTCCACCACACATTGCGGACAAGATTTATAAGCCATTGAAGTGGAGTTACGACTCATTagaaggtaaaaaaataaaagattgtttCCTATATTGCTCCTTGTTTCCTGAGGACTTCTCAATTGAAATAAGTGAACTCGCACAGTGCTGGCTGGCAGAAGGTTTGCTAGATGAGCAAGAAAACTATGAAAATTCATTCAATAGAGTAATTGATTTGATTGAAAATCTAAAGGATTCTTGtttgttggaagatggtgcccgTGAAGACACTGTAAAGATGCATGACGTTGTTCGTGATGTTGCTATATGGATTGCGTCGTCGTCTGAGGATGGATGTAAATCCCTTGTTCGTTCAGGGATTGGCTTGAGAGAGATGTTTGTTGTCGAATTATCTGATAACTCTCCCAAAAGAGTTTCGTTCATGAATAACAAGATAAGAAGGCTGCCAGATTGCGTGGTACAATGTTCAGAGGCCTCCACTTTGCTACTACAAGGTAATTGTCTTATTGGCAGTGTTCCTGAGAGATTCCTGCAAGGATTTGAAGCACTCAAGGTCCTGAATTTGAGTGAAACTAGCATCCGCTCAATGCCTCTTTCTCTACTTCAACTTGGTGAACTTCGTGCTCTTCTTTTAGGGGGTTGCCACCATCTTGAAGAATTACCCTCACTGGAAGGGCTTAGTAGACTTCAAGTGCTTGACCTCTCTACCACTCGTATCAAAGAATTGCCAAGAGGGATGAAAAACTTGAGCAACTTGAAGCAACTGAACCTATCCTCCACTCACTCCCTACAAACCATTCAAGCTGGAATTATATCTCGGTTGTCTTGTTTAGAGGTTCTGGATCTGACACACAGTCGTTACTATTTCAGTGTGAAGAGAGATGTACGAGAGGAAATGGCATCTTTTGAAGAGCTAAAATGCCTTGATCGATTACTTGTCCTCTACATCAGATTGGAGAGAATCCCATACTTCAGCGATGAAGATCTTTCCTGGATAGATAGATTAAGACAGTTCTACTTTTTGGTCGACAAAACGGGGGAATTCTTACCAATTAGACATGAAAAAAGGGCGGTGTCCATCAGGAGTCTTGATCTTCTTTCGGAAGAACAGATTGGGCCATTGTTGAGTAATGCAAGTTCTCTCAAGTTAAGTAATTGTTTGGGACTAAGTGATGCGCTAGAAGACTTGATCATTAACAGTGTTGGCTGCTTTGCTGGTTTAAAATCTCTTACTATTGAGAGCTATAGCGGCAGTGTATGGCAAGGAGGTTGTGCTGCCCAGTATGATGTACTACCAAACTTAGAGGAACTTTATCTCCGAGACCTGAATTATGGAGAAAGCGTTTTAGAACTGCTTGGCCATCTTGGGCCGAGATTTCTTAGACTAAAATCAATACAAGTGGAGTGGTGTTCTAAAATGAAATATCTTCTTTCCTGTGGTGGCTTCATTCACGCCCTCCCAAACCTAGAAGTAATCAAGGTAAGGTACTGTCGCAGATTAGATGAGCTCTTTACTTATTATTCCATGCAAAATATCACTCAAGATCCTGTTGTTCCAAACTTACGAATATTGGAATTGGAGTGCCTTCCCAAATTAAGGACTCTTTGCCGAGATCAAGAGACATGGCTGCTGATAGAGCAGGTTCATGTGTCCAAGTGCGATCTTCTTAGGAAGCTGCCTCTTACTGACCAAAATacagaaaacataaaagaaataagaggAGAATCAGGATGGTGGAATGCATTGCGGTGGCGTGATGACACAACCAAATCAAGGCTGCAGCCTTGTTTTCGTCCAATCTGA